Proteins encoded together in one Schumannella luteola window:
- a CDS encoding NAD-dependent succinate-semialdehyde dehydrogenase, which produces MTGFTVVDPFTGQTGTQVPFASDQEVQAAIAQVDDAWSTWARTSTVAERAAAIAKVAEIHLARVDELAAIITREMGKPRAQAVGEVEFAAAIYQYYADNAEALLADEPIAVEGGRALLRKAALGPLLGIMPWNFPYYQVARFAGPNLIVGNPILLKHAPQCPDSARVQEEIFHEAGIPVNAYVNLFASTEQIEPIIADRRIRGVSLTGSERAGAAVAEIAGRHLKKVALELGGSDPFIVLGSDDLDATVEAAVAGRLDNGGQSCNAAKRFIVIDDLYDAFAEKFTAAIAQVAPADPTSDDTELGPLSSEAAAERLDGQVKRALENGATALLAPQPREGTKFFPGVLADIDRANPAFGEEFFGPVASLYRVHSEDEAIEIANATDFGLGSYVFTPDEQQALRVADRIEAGMVFINVVGAEAAELPFGGVKQSGTGRELGAVGIGEFLNRKMIRLPE; this is translated from the coding sequence GTGACCGGATTCACCGTCGTCGACCCCTTCACCGGGCAGACCGGCACCCAGGTGCCCTTCGCCAGCGACCAGGAGGTGCAGGCCGCCATCGCCCAGGTGGATGACGCCTGGTCGACCTGGGCGCGCACCAGCACCGTCGCCGAGCGCGCCGCCGCGATCGCGAAGGTGGCCGAGATCCACCTCGCCCGCGTCGACGAGCTCGCCGCGATCATCACCCGCGAGATGGGCAAGCCCCGCGCCCAGGCCGTGGGCGAGGTCGAGTTCGCCGCGGCGATCTACCAGTACTACGCCGACAACGCCGAGGCGCTGCTGGCCGACGAGCCGATCGCGGTCGAGGGCGGTCGCGCCCTGCTGCGCAAGGCCGCGCTCGGCCCGCTGCTCGGCATCATGCCGTGGAACTTCCCCTACTACCAGGTCGCCCGCTTCGCCGGACCGAACCTGATCGTGGGCAACCCGATCCTGCTCAAGCACGCTCCGCAGTGCCCTGACTCGGCTCGCGTGCAGGAGGAGATCTTCCACGAGGCCGGCATCCCGGTGAACGCCTACGTGAACCTGTTCGCGTCGACGGAGCAGATCGAGCCGATCATCGCCGACCGTCGCATCCGCGGCGTCTCCCTCACCGGCTCGGAGCGCGCGGGCGCCGCCGTCGCCGAGATCGCGGGCCGCCACCTGAAGAAGGTCGCACTCGAGCTGGGCGGGTCCGACCCGTTCATCGTGCTCGGCAGCGACGACCTGGATGCCACGGTCGAGGCCGCGGTCGCCGGTCGCCTCGACAACGGCGGCCAGTCGTGCAATGCCGCGAAGCGCTTCATCGTGATCGACGACCTCTACGACGCCTTCGCGGAGAAGTTCACCGCCGCGATCGCGCAGGTCGCCCCGGCCGACCCGACCTCGGACGACACCGAGCTCGGACCGCTGTCGTCGGAGGCCGCCGCCGAGCGCCTCGACGGCCAGGTCAAGCGCGCGCTCGAGAACGGCGCCACGGCGCTGCTCGCCCCGCAGCCGCGCGAGGGCACGAAGTTCTTCCCGGGTGTGCTCGCCGACATCGACCGCGCCAACCCCGCCTTCGGCGAGGAGTTCTTCGGACCGGTCGCGTCGCTCTACCGCGTGCACTCGGAGGACGAGGCGATCGAGATCGCCAACGCCACCGACTTCGGCCTCGGCTCCTACGTGTTCACGCCCGACGAGCAGCAGGCGCTGCGCGTGGCCGACCGCATCGAGGCCGGCATGGTCTTCATCAACGTGGTCGGCGCCGAGGCGGCCGAGCTGCCCTTCGGCGGCGTGAAGCAGTCGGGAACCGGACGCGAGCTGGGTGCCGTCGGCATCGGCGAGTTCCTCAACCGCAAGATGATCCGCCTGCCCGAGTGA
- a CDS encoding NAD-dependent succinate-semialdehyde dehydrogenase, translating into MTDTTTTLTARERELIDSVPTGLLIGGEWVDSSEGRTFDVRDPATNQVLATLQAASPEDGIRALDAAVAAQDAWAATAPRKRGEILRKAWELLQERRADFALLMTLEMGKPLAEADGEVTYGGEFLRWFSEEAVRITGRYGLNPEGTGTTVVSHRPVGPAFLITPWNFPLAMATRKIGPALAAGCTVVIKPAALTPLTTQFFAKLLIDAGVPAGVVNVISSDRSREISAPIIADPRLRKLSFTGSTPVGVQLLKQAADNVLRTSMELGGNAPFLVFEDADLDKAVEGALLAKFRNIGQACTAANRFIVHEDVAEEFGNRLRDRVAAFKVGRGTEEGVNIGPLIDDKAVKNSAALIEDAVAKGATVLTGGKAIEGDGTFFEPTVVTGLPKDARMLTEEIFAPLLGIVTFRDEEEAVRLANSTEYGLVGYAFTENVARGHRLIASVDTGMMGLNTGIVSNASAPFGGVKQSGMGREGGAEGIHEYLEVKYTLIPAS; encoded by the coding sequence GTGACCGACACGACCACGACCCTCACCGCCCGCGAGCGCGAGCTCATCGACAGCGTGCCCACCGGCCTCCTCATCGGCGGCGAGTGGGTCGACAGCAGCGAGGGACGCACTTTCGACGTGCGCGACCCCGCGACCAACCAGGTGCTCGCGACGCTGCAGGCGGCGAGCCCGGAAGACGGCATCCGCGCCCTCGACGCCGCCGTCGCCGCGCAGGACGCCTGGGCCGCGACCGCCCCGCGCAAGCGCGGCGAGATCCTGCGGAAGGCGTGGGAGCTGCTGCAGGAGCGCCGCGCCGACTTCGCCCTGCTGATGACGCTCGAGATGGGCAAGCCGCTGGCCGAGGCCGACGGCGAGGTCACCTACGGCGGCGAGTTCCTGCGCTGGTTCAGCGAGGAGGCCGTGCGCATCACCGGCCGCTACGGGCTCAACCCCGAGGGCACCGGCACGACCGTCGTGTCGCACCGCCCGGTCGGCCCCGCGTTCCTCATCACCCCGTGGAACTTCCCGCTCGCGATGGCGACCCGCAAGATCGGCCCCGCCCTCGCCGCCGGCTGCACGGTCGTCATCAAGCCGGCCGCGCTCACCCCGCTGACCACGCAGTTCTTCGCGAAGCTGCTCATCGACGCGGGCGTGCCCGCGGGCGTCGTCAACGTCATCTCGAGCGACCGCTCGCGCGAGATCTCGGCCCCGATCATCGCCGACCCGCGCCTGCGCAAGCTCAGCTTCACGGGCTCGACCCCGGTCGGCGTCCAGCTGCTCAAGCAGGCCGCCGACAACGTGCTGCGCACCTCGATGGAGCTCGGCGGCAACGCCCCGTTCCTGGTGTTCGAGGATGCCGACCTCGACAAGGCCGTGGAGGGCGCCCTGCTGGCGAAGTTCCGCAACATCGGCCAGGCCTGCACCGCGGCGAACCGCTTCATCGTGCACGAGGACGTCGCCGAGGAGTTCGGCAACCGTCTGCGGGACCGCGTCGCCGCCTTCAAGGTCGGCCGCGGCACCGAAGAGGGCGTCAACATCGGCCCGCTGATCGACGACAAGGCCGTGAAGAACAGCGCCGCACTCATCGAGGACGCCGTCGCCAAGGGAGCCACCGTGCTCACCGGCGGCAAGGCGATCGAGGGCGACGGCACCTTCTTCGAGCCGACCGTCGTCACCGGCCTGCCGAAGGACGCGCGCATGCTGACCGAGGAGATCTTCGCCCCGCTGCTCGGCATCGTCACCTTCCGCGACGAGGAGGAGGCCGTGCGCCTCGCCAACAGCACCGAATACGGCCTCGTCGGCTACGCCTTCACCGAGAACGTCGCGCGCGGGCACCGCCTCATCGCCAGCGTCGACACCGGGATGATGGGCCTCAACACGGGCATCGTGTCGAACGCCTCGGCTCCCTTCGGCGGCGTGAAGCAGTCGGGCATGGGCCGCGAGGGCGGCGCCGAGGGCATCCACGAGTACCTCGAAGTCAAGTACACCCTCATCCCCGCATCCTGA
- the gabT gene encoding 4-aminobutyrate--2-oxoglutarate transaminase has protein sequence MTLVDSTASTVGGPGLPQERRLVTEIPGPRSREIHARKQSAVANGVGITLPVYITAAGGGVVVDVDGNSLIDLGSGIAVTTVGNAAPEVAAAVTAQVNAFTHTCFTITGYEGYVEVAEALNRLTPGDHAKRSALFNSGAEAVENAIKVARSYTGKQAVVAFDHAYHGRTNLTMALTAKSMPYKSGFGPFAPEVYRAPLSYPLRDGGLSGAEAAKIAITQIEKQIGAANLAAIIIEPIQGEGGFIVPAEGFLPALVDWAKANDVVFIADEVQSGFGRTGDMFASEHEGIVPDLVVTAKGIAGGLPLSAVTGRAEIMDAPHAGGLGGTYTGNPLACAAALAAIELYEQGDLLRRAREIEQAIRAKLIGADPRIAEVRGRGAMMAIELVDAGTGEPDAALTGKVAAAAHAAGVVLLTCGTYGNVVRFLPPLAISDELLDEALDVVVEALRAN, from the coding sequence TCACCGAGATCCCCGGCCCGCGCTCGCGCGAGATCCACGCCCGCAAGCAGAGCGCCGTCGCGAACGGCGTCGGCATCACCCTGCCCGTCTACATCACCGCGGCCGGCGGCGGCGTCGTCGTCGACGTCGACGGCAACTCGCTCATCGACCTCGGCTCGGGCATCGCCGTCACCACGGTCGGCAACGCCGCCCCCGAGGTCGCCGCCGCCGTCACCGCGCAGGTCAACGCCTTCACGCACACCTGCTTCACCATCACCGGCTACGAGGGCTACGTCGAGGTCGCCGAGGCGCTCAACCGCCTCACCCCCGGCGACCACGCCAAGCGCAGCGCGCTCTTCAACTCGGGCGCCGAAGCCGTCGAGAACGCGATCAAGGTCGCCCGCTCGTACACCGGCAAGCAGGCCGTCGTCGCCTTCGATCACGCCTACCACGGCCGCACGAACCTCACGATGGCGCTCACCGCCAAGTCGATGCCCTACAAGAGCGGATTCGGCCCCTTCGCCCCCGAGGTCTACCGCGCCCCGCTCAGCTACCCGCTGCGCGACGGCGGCCTGTCGGGAGCCGAGGCCGCGAAGATCGCGATCACCCAGATCGAGAAGCAGATCGGCGCCGCCAACCTGGCCGCGATCATCATCGAGCCCATCCAGGGCGAGGGCGGCTTCATCGTCCCGGCCGAGGGCTTCCTGCCCGCGCTCGTCGACTGGGCCAAGGCCAACGACGTCGTCTTCATCGCCGACGAGGTGCAGTCGGGCTTCGGTCGCACCGGCGACATGTTCGCCAGCGAGCACGAGGGCATCGTGCCCGACCTCGTCGTCACCGCGAAGGGCATCGCCGGCGGTCTGCCGCTCTCGGCGGTCACCGGCCGCGCCGAGATCATGGACGCGCCGCACGCGGGCGGACTCGGCGGCACCTACACCGGCAACCCGCTCGCCTGCGCCGCGGCCCTCGCCGCGATCGAGCTCTACGAGCAGGGCGACCTGCTGCGTCGCGCCCGCGAGATCGAGCAGGCCATCCGCGCCAAGCTCATCGGCGCCGACCCGCGCATCGCCGAGGTGCGCGGCCGCGGCGCCATGATGGCGATCGAGCTGGTCGACGCAGGCACGGGCGAGCCGGATGCGGCGCTCACCGGCAAGGTCGCCGCGGCCGCCCACGCGGCCGGCGTCGTGCTGCTGACCTGCGGCACCTACGGCAACGTCGTGCGCTTCCTGCCCCCGCTCGCCATCAGCGACGAGCTGCTCGACGAGGCGCTCGACGTCGTCGTCGAGGCCCTGCGCGCCAACTAG